In one window of Desulfovibrio sp. UIB00 DNA:
- the dprA gene encoding DNA-processing protein DprA, which translates to MSQPCKTLAVMDEAARKEYWASLALRHCRGLGARSAARLARHFGSAYAAVQARELWHEAGVNKGQAAELATGSWRVTAREEWDRARDLAASIVLWTDPEYPVLLRPVIDAPLLLYCRGDLSLLQSPGFAVVGSRKATKHGRSVAEYMARCLSACGIAIISGMALGIDRVAHEAALARIGRSIGVLGTGIDMLYPIGNMTVFEEMERRGLLISEFAPGTLPHAGNFPIRNRIISGLSLGVLVVEAAQRSGSLITAQLALEQNREVYAVPGPALDAHCLGCQDLVRQGAHAVFSAEDVLRDLAEQLRPFGISEGSVPGEEEGLLEDVPAPESSKAEGALKASESSAAGRDATAGKPGRAKANGQDAPTGEHASENVSIIDDASSKAGTVQPLNAGERAAAENVAAADGNAGLLAYLRQHGPTHADVLADAAGLSAAAANAALVGLEMLGKVRRLPGARYEVTA; encoded by the coding sequence ATGAGCCAGCCGTGTAAAACTCTGGCTGTAATGGACGAGGCCGCCCGCAAGGAATACTGGGCCAGCCTTGCCCTGCGGCATTGTCGTGGGCTGGGCGCGCGTTCTGCCGCACGTCTGGCGCGGCACTTTGGCTCGGCCTACGCCGCCGTGCAGGCGCGCGAACTCTGGCATGAGGCGGGCGTCAACAAGGGGCAGGCTGCCGAACTGGCTACGGGTTCGTGGCGTGTCACTGCCAGGGAAGAATGGGATCGCGCCCGCGATCTTGCCGCGTCCATAGTTCTGTGGACAGACCCTGAATATCCTGTGCTGCTGCGCCCGGTTATTGACGCGCCCCTGCTGCTCTATTGCCGGGGTGATCTTTCCCTGCTGCAATCGCCGGGCTTTGCGGTGGTTGGCTCGCGCAAGGCCACCAAACATGGCAGGTCTGTGGCCGAATACATGGCGCGCTGCCTTTCGGCCTGCGGCATTGCCATTATTTCCGGCATGGCGCTGGGCATAGACAGGGTTGCCCATGAGGCCGCCCTTGCGCGCATTGGGCGCAGCATCGGCGTATTGGGAACGGGTATTGATATGCTCTATCCTATTGGCAACATGACTGTTTTTGAAGAAATGGAGCGCCGGGGCCTGCTGATCTCTGAATTTGCGCCCGGTACGTTGCCACATGCGGGCAATTTCCCCATCCGCAACCGCATCATCAGCGGGCTTTCGCTGGGCGTGCTGGTGGTGGAGGCCGCCCAGCGTTCGGGCAGCCTTATCACGGCGCAGCTGGCGCTGGAGCAAAACCGCGAAGTGTACGCCGTGCCCGGGCCTGCACTGGATGCCCATTGCCTTGGATGTCAGGATTTGGTGCGTCAGGGCGCGCATGCCGTATTCAGCGCCGAGGATGTGTTGCGCGATCTGGCGGAGCAGTTGCGGCCCTTTGGCATCAGCGAGGGCAGTGTCCCCGGTGAAGAGGAAGGCCTGCTGGAGGATGTGCCCGCGCCGGAATCATCCAAGGCGGAAGGCGCGCTAAAGGCATCAGAATCCAGTGCCGCAGGCCGGGACGCGACGGCGGGGAAACCCGGCAGGGCCAAGGCCAATGGGCAGGATGCCCCAACCGGGGAGCATGCCAGCGAAAACGTATCCATTATAGATGATGCCAGCAGCAAGGCGGGCACCGTGCAGCCCCTCAACGCGGGCGAGCGCGCAGCTGCGGAAAACGTCGCTGCCGCTGATGGCAACGCTGGCCTGCTTGCGTATCTGCGCCAGCACGGCCCCACCCATGCAGATGTTCTGGCTGATGCCGCAGGGCTGAGCGCTGCGGCGGCCAATGCCGCTCTTGTGGGGCTTGAGATGCTGGGCAAGGTGCGCCGTTTGCCCGGCGCGCGCTATGAGGTGACGGCATGA
- the ybgF gene encoding tol-pal system protein YbgF has protein sequence MKTLIVVPLACVALVAGCASSDKMRQVESTSETNQKLLRETDQRLRTLEHSVNTLDTQVAQLNNRVYEVRTRGGQKTGMTVVPIIPPQPHKSAVVASAQPESAQLTAHGPVATSSEHPASQPPVNPANTASTNSATPNARAIDPAATIRPIPAATPREAAKVEAEAMPKTPAAKTTAPQSPAEKPQAAAKGATGSASASSTASFALPPESASPPAASAAGKGAVQPMLPPVAAAGGNPDVPVPSVPVSDLALPPEHPGLGLPPLPGDAAAKNGAKGKAAKAAAAPASAPAPTPAPAASAAATPAVTAQAQPAALPKSGKGEEAAYKAALQPAMSGRAADSIGRFQTFLQEYPQGRFAANAEYWIGEGYYAQGKYKDALAQFEKVNSQWPRHHKNADALLKTGMTLSRMGDKEGAAQAYKKLLSQFPNSEAAGLARSRGLAR, from the coding sequence ATGAAAACACTGATTGTTGTGCCGTTGGCCTGCGTTGCGCTGGTTGCCGGGTGCGCTTCTTCTGACAAAATGCGTCAGGTGGAATCGACCAGCGAAACCAACCAGAAGCTGCTGCGCGAGACCGACCAGCGGTTGCGCACGCTGGAGCATAGCGTAAACACACTTGATACTCAGGTTGCCCAGCTCAATAACAGGGTTTACGAAGTGCGCACCCGTGGCGGACAAAAAACCGGCATGACAGTGGTGCCCATTATTCCGCCGCAGCCCCATAAAAGCGCCGTGGTTGCGTCTGCCCAGCCGGAAAGCGCCCAGCTTACCGCGCACGGCCCGGTTGCAACTAGCTCCGAGCATCCCGCAAGCCAGCCCCCAGTGAATCCTGCGAATACGGCATCGACAAATTCCGCAACGCCCAACGCCCGCGCCATTGATCCTGCCGCCACAATCAGGCCCATTCCCGCTGCCACCCCGCGTGAGGCAGCCAAGGTCGAAGCCGAGGCAATGCCCAAAACTCCTGCGGCAAAGACTACTGCTCCGCAAAGCCCAGCAGAAAAGCCGCAAGCCGCCGCCAAGGGCGCGACGGGTTCTGCGTCTGCTTCATCCACTGCGTCTTTCGCTCTGCCGCCCGAGTCGGCGTCTCCTCCTGCGGCATCCGCTGCCGGGAAAGGGGCGGTTCAGCCCATGCTGCCGCCCGTTGCCGCAGCCGGGGGCAATCCTGATGTTCCCGTGCCTTCCGTGCCGGTCTCTGATCTTGCTCTGCCGCCCGAGCATCCGGGGTTGGGCCTGCCGCCCCTGCCTGGTGATGCCGCCGCCAAGAACGGCGCAAAGGGCAAGGCTGCCAAAGCCGCTGCCGCACCTGCATCTGCTCCTGCCCCAACACCTGCTCCGGCGGCAAGCGCTGCCGCCACGCCTGCTGTTACGGCGCAAGCCCAGCCCGCAGCCTTGCCCAAGAGCGGCAAGGGCGAGGAGGCCGCATACAAGGCTGCCTTGCAGCCTGCCATGTCTGGCCGGGCCGCAGACAGCATTGGCCGCTTTCAGACCTTTTTGCAGGAATATCCTCAGGGCCGCTTTGCCGCCAATGCGGAATACTGGATTGGCGAGGGCTACTACGCCCAGGGGAAATACAAGGATGCGCTGGCGCAGTTTGAAAAGGTCAACAGCCAGTGGCCGCGCCATCATAAAAACGCCGATGCCCTGCTGAAAACCGGCATGACCTTGAGCCGTATGGGTGACAAGGAAGGCGCCGCACAGGCCTACAAAAAGCTGCTGTCGCAGTTTCCCAACTCTGAAGCGGCGGGGCTTGCCCGGTCGCGAGGTCTGGCCCGGTAA